One part of the Streptomyces lydicus genome encodes these proteins:
- a CDS encoding CGNR zinc finger domain-containing protein, with product MASRKAPDSLLLVQDLVNTLDVETGEDALAAPDGPAVFLRDHDAPGLPPDEPEPGAVAALQELREALREVCLAHTAGTPVPAPAARALNRLLAAAPLVLDVAPDGGAALCPAAGLRGTARLTARIAAGIATAVADGSWQRLKACEAHDCRWVFYDRSPAGRSRWCTMAVCGSRAKMRSYRARRAESDT from the coding sequence GTGGCATCCCGAAAAGCCCCGGATTCCCTGCTGCTGGTGCAGGACCTGGTGAACACGCTCGACGTGGAGACCGGCGAAGACGCGCTGGCGGCACCCGACGGCCCGGCCGTCTTCCTGCGCGACCACGACGCGCCCGGACTCCCGCCCGACGAGCCGGAGCCGGGAGCCGTCGCGGCACTCCAGGAGCTGCGCGAGGCGCTCCGGGAGGTCTGTCTGGCGCACACCGCGGGCACCCCCGTACCCGCGCCGGCGGCCCGCGCGCTGAACCGGCTGCTGGCCGCCGCGCCGCTGGTCCTGGACGTGGCTCCGGACGGCGGCGCCGCGCTGTGCCCGGCCGCCGGGCTGCGGGGCACCGCCCGCCTCACCGCCCGTATCGCCGCCGGCATCGCGACCGCGGTCGCCGACGGCAGCTGGCAGCGGCTCAAGGCGTGCGAGGCGCACGACTGCCGCTGGGTCTTCTACGACCGGAGCCCGGCCGGCCGCAGCCGCTGGTGCACCATGGCGGTCTGCGGCAGCCGGGCGAAGATGCGGAGCTACCGCGCCCGCCGCGCGGAGTCCGACACGTAG
- a CDS encoding dipeptidase has product MSSAGDAARDLLARWPVVDGHNDLPWALREQVRYDLDRRDIAADQSAHLHTDLPRLRAGGVGAQFWSVYVRADYAGDTAVSATLEQIDVVRQLVDRYPDELRLVLDADGMEAARADGRIASLMGAEGGHSINNSLATLRALHRLGVRYLTLTHNDTIDWADSATDEPRHGGLSAFGEEVVREMNRCGMLVDLSHVSADTMRDALRVSTAPVIFSHSSSRAVCDHPRNIPDDVLAQLPANGGVAMVTFVPKFVLPAAVEWTLRADENMRAHGLHHLDTTEAGMAVQRAFEAADPRPRATVATVADHLDHMREVAGVDHLGIGGDFDGTAFTPDGLADVAGYPNLIAELQDRKWSEGDLAKLTWQNAVRTLRAAEDVARAEQRRRGPSHATIEQLDGVPAAP; this is encoded by the coding sequence GTGAGCTCCGCGGGGGACGCCGCGCGGGACCTGCTCGCGCGCTGGCCGGTCGTGGACGGCCACAACGACCTGCCCTGGGCGCTGCGCGAGCAGGTCCGCTACGACCTGGACCGGCGCGACATCGCCGCCGACCAGTCCGCCCACCTGCACACGGACCTGCCGAGGCTGCGGGCGGGCGGCGTCGGCGCGCAGTTCTGGTCGGTCTACGTCCGCGCCGACTACGCGGGCGACACGGCGGTCAGCGCCACCCTCGAACAGATCGACGTGGTCCGGCAGTTGGTCGACCGCTACCCGGACGAGCTGCGTCTGGTGCTCGACGCCGACGGCATGGAGGCGGCCCGCGCAGACGGCCGGATCGCCTCCCTCATGGGCGCCGAGGGCGGCCACTCCATCAACAACTCGCTGGCCACGCTGCGCGCGCTGCACAGGCTGGGCGTGCGCTACCTGACCCTCACCCACAACGACACCATCGACTGGGCGGACTCCGCGACCGACGAACCCCGCCACGGGGGCCTGAGCGCCTTCGGTGAAGAGGTCGTCCGCGAGATGAACCGCTGCGGGATGCTGGTCGACCTCTCGCACGTCTCCGCCGACACCATGCGCGACGCCCTGCGGGTCAGCACCGCGCCGGTGATCTTCTCGCACTCCTCCTCGCGGGCGGTGTGCGACCACCCCCGCAACATCCCCGACGACGTGCTCGCCCAGCTGCCCGCCAACGGCGGCGTCGCGATGGTCACGTTCGTCCCGAAGTTCGTGCTGCCCGCCGCCGTCGAGTGGACGCTGCGGGCGGACGAGAACATGCGCGCCCACGGCCTGCACCACCTCGACACCACCGAGGCCGGGATGGCCGTCCAGCGGGCCTTCGAGGCCGCCGACCCGCGGCCGAGGGCCACCGTGGCGACCGTCGCCGACCACCTCGACCACATGCGCGAGGTCGCCGGCGTCGATCACCTGGGGATCGGCGGGGACTTCGACGGCACCGCCTTCACCCCGGACGGCCTGGCCGATGTGGCCGGCTACCCGAACCTGATCGCCGAACTGCAGGACCGCAAGTGGTCCGAGGGCGATCTGGCCAAGCTGACCTGGCAGAACGCGGTCCGTACGCTGCGCGCGGCGGAGGACGTGGCGCGCGCCGAGCAGCGCCGGCGCGGCCCGTCCCACGCCACGATCGAGCAGCTGGACGGCGTGCCCGCCGCTCCTTGA
- a CDS encoding acyl-CoA thioesterase: protein MTELVTSDPDGELVGKPTSVSRITLSHIMTAGDTNLLGSVHGGVIMKLVDDAAGAVAGRHSGGPAVTASMDEMAFLEPVRIGDLVHVRAQVNWTGRSSMEVGVRVLAERWNESSPAQQVGSAYLVFAAVDEHGKPRRVPPVVPETERDKRRYQEAQIRRTHRLARRRAIKELRERRAAEGLDDA from the coding sequence ATGACCGAACTCGTCACCAGCGACCCCGACGGTGAGCTCGTGGGCAAGCCCACCTCCGTGTCCCGCATCACGCTCAGCCACATCATGACGGCCGGCGACACGAACCTCCTCGGGTCGGTGCACGGCGGCGTGATCATGAAACTGGTCGACGACGCCGCGGGCGCGGTGGCCGGACGCCACTCCGGCGGCCCGGCCGTGACCGCCTCCATGGACGAGATGGCCTTCCTGGAGCCGGTCCGGATCGGGGACCTCGTCCACGTCCGCGCCCAGGTCAACTGGACCGGCCGGTCCTCGATGGAGGTCGGCGTGCGGGTCCTGGCCGAGCGGTGGAACGAGTCCAGCCCCGCCCAGCAGGTCGGCTCCGCCTACCTCGTCTTCGCCGCCGTCGACGAGCACGGCAAGCCGCGCCGGGTGCCCCCGGTGGTCCCCGAGACCGAGCGGGACAAGCGCCGCTACCAGGAGGCGCAGATCCGCCGTACGCACCGCCTCGCCCGGCGCCGCGCGATCAAGGAGCTGCGCGAACGGCGCGCCGCGGAAGGACTCGACGACGCATGA
- a CDS encoding protease inhibitor I42 family protein: protein MENSGISRGGRTLVTVVAVAGLLIALYSVFSQLSAPEVFDADDTEIAVSAGDHFSVRVPDEPAGGYRWIIAEPRPDPAVLRTTGRREVPGGPPAAGTTRHLDFEAVRPGRTDLRLLRCRACAAGAADEPGARTLNFRVRVG, encoded by the coding sequence ATGGAGAACAGCGGCATATCGCGGGGTGGCAGGACCCTGGTGACCGTGGTCGCGGTCGCCGGGCTGCTGATCGCCCTGTACTCCGTTTTCAGCCAGCTTTCCGCGCCGGAGGTCTTCGACGCGGACGACACCGAGATCGCGGTTTCCGCGGGCGACCACTTCAGCGTGCGGGTCCCCGACGAGCCGGCCGGCGGCTACCGCTGGATCATCGCCGAGCCCCGCCCCGACCCGGCCGTCCTCAGGACGACGGGCCGCCGCGAGGTCCCCGGCGGCCCGCCCGCGGCCGGCACCACGCGCCACCTCGACTTCGAGGCGGTCCGCCCCGGCCGGACGGACTTACGGCTGCTGCGCTGCCGGGCCTGTGCCGCCGGCGCCGCCGACGAGCCGGGCGCCCGCACCCTCAACTTCCGTGTCAGGGTCGGCTGA
- a CDS encoding 5-(carboxyamino)imidazole ribonucleotide synthase, which yields MTFPVVGMVGGGQLARMTHEAGIPLGIKFKLLSDTPQDSAAQVVSEVVVGDYRDLDTLRAFARGCDVLTFDHEHVPTEHLRALEADGVPVRPGPEALVHAQDKGVMRAKLDAIGVPCPRHRIVSDPEDVARFAAEVSGRGADEGRWPDDGSGGFPVVLKTVRGGYDGKGVWVVRSSKEAEEPFRAGVPVLAEEKVDFARELAANIVRSPHGQAVAYPVVESIQVNGVCDTVIAPAPGLDPEQAAHAQELALRIGQELGVVGHLAVELFETTDGRILVNELAMRPHNSGHWTQDGAITSQFANHVRAVLDLPLGDPRPRARWTVMANVLGGDYPDMYSAYLHCMARDPQLKIHMYGKDVKPGRKVGHVNTYGDDLAEVRERAAHAAGYLRGTITE from the coding sequence GTGACGTTCCCGGTAGTCGGCATGGTGGGCGGCGGTCAGCTCGCCCGTATGACCCACGAGGCGGGTATCCCCCTCGGCATCAAGTTCAAGCTCCTCAGTGACACTCCGCAGGATTCAGCGGCCCAGGTGGTCAGCGAGGTCGTCGTCGGCGACTACCGCGACCTGGACACGCTGCGCGCCTTCGCGCGCGGCTGCGACGTGCTCACCTTCGACCACGAGCACGTGCCCACCGAGCACCTGCGGGCCCTGGAGGCGGACGGCGTGCCCGTCCGGCCCGGGCCCGAGGCGCTGGTGCACGCCCAGGACAAGGGGGTGATGCGGGCGAAGCTGGACGCGATCGGCGTCCCCTGTCCGCGTCACCGCATCGTCTCCGACCCCGAGGACGTGGCCCGTTTCGCGGCCGAGGTCAGCGGGCGCGGCGCCGATGAGGGGAGGTGGCCGGACGACGGTTCGGGCGGCTTCCCCGTGGTCCTCAAGACCGTCCGCGGCGGCTATGACGGCAAGGGCGTATGGGTCGTGCGATCCTCCAAGGAGGCCGAGGAACCCTTCCGCGCCGGAGTGCCGGTCCTTGCGGAGGAAAAGGTCGATTTCGCCCGCGAACTGGCGGCCAACATCGTCCGCTCCCCGCACGGCCAGGCCGTCGCCTACCCCGTGGTGGAGTCCATCCAGGTCAACGGGGTCTGCGACACCGTGATCGCGCCGGCGCCCGGCCTCGACCCCGAGCAGGCCGCCCACGCCCAGGAGCTGGCGCTTCGGATCGGCCAGGAGCTGGGCGTCGTCGGCCACCTGGCCGTCGAGCTCTTCGAAACCACCGACGGCCGCATCCTGGTCAACGAACTCGCCATGCGTCCGCACAACTCCGGCCACTGGACCCAGGACGGCGCGATCACCTCGCAGTTCGCCAACCACGTCCGTGCCGTGCTCGACCTCCCGCTCGGCGACCCGCGCCCGCGCGCCCGCTGGACGGTGATGGCCAACGTCCTCGGCGGCGACTATCCCGACATGTACTCCGCGTACCTGCATTGCATGGCACGGGACCCGCAGCTGAAGATCCATATGTACGGCAAGGACGTGAAGCCCGGTCGTAAGGTCGGGCACGTCAACACCTACGGCGACGACCTGGCGGAGGTGCGCGAGCGCGCCGCACACGCCGCCGGCTACCTGCGAGGAACGATCACCGAATGA
- a CDS encoding VOC family protein yields MSLITLGVVALDCPAPRELAAFYAAALDWRVTDDGGDGEWVEVAGPDGRTLAFQRVDEGYRPPQWPGQDVPQQLHLDFDVPRDRIDEAERKVTELGAKLVQHDEGVRNFRVYLDPVGHPFCLCFT; encoded by the coding sequence ATGAGTCTGATCACTCTCGGCGTCGTCGCACTGGACTGTCCCGCCCCCCGGGAGCTGGCCGCGTTCTACGCCGCGGCGCTCGACTGGCGCGTGACGGACGACGGCGGGGACGGCGAGTGGGTCGAGGTCGCCGGGCCGGACGGCCGGACCCTGGCCTTCCAACGGGTGGACGAGGGCTACCGGCCGCCGCAGTGGCCCGGCCAGGACGTACCGCAGCAGCTGCACCTGGACTTCGACGTACCGCGGGACCGCATCGACGAGGCCGAGCGCAAGGTCACCGAGCTCGGCGCGAAGCTCGTCCAGCACGACGAAGGGGTGCGCAACTTCCGGGTCTATCTCGACCCGGTCGGGCACCCCTTCTGTCTCTGCTTCACGTAA
- a CDS encoding LCP family protein translates to MNEWPNGWSGDQSGNRYGRGSSADPEGARAMPQVRRDAAPGYQRHEPPLPPSMSPRGGAGVPPQQSQGYDDAYDGYNTGQVYGGGGGRGGGGHDDGYGGRPRPRWGRRIKWTVLTLVAVLLVGSVATYFWADGKLRRQVDLSKVIDRPATGDGTNYLIVGSDSREGMTAADKKKLHTGSAEGKRTDSMMILHDGSNGPTLISLPRDSDVEIPSFVGSDSGKKYPGTGRHTKLNAAYAEDGPELLVRTVESNTHLHIDHYVEIGFAGFANIVDAIGGVELNIPKAFKDKWSGADFPAGKQTLNGQQALAFVRTRHAFAGSDLDRTKNQQKFLSALASQTATPATVLNPFKLYPTMGAGLDTLVVDKDMSLWDLGEMFFAMKGVTGGEGKSMNMPVSGSTGGNLVWDKAKLQQLVQQLNNDEKVTVSGN, encoded by the coding sequence ATGAATGAGTGGCCCAACGGGTGGTCCGGCGACCAGAGCGGCAACAGGTACGGACGCGGCAGCAGTGCCGATCCGGAGGGTGCGCGGGCGATGCCGCAGGTGCGGCGCGACGCGGCCCCCGGCTATCAGCGGCACGAGCCCCCGCTCCCGCCGTCGATGTCCCCGCGCGGGGGCGCCGGCGTGCCGCCGCAACAGTCCCAGGGCTACGACGACGCGTACGACGGTTACAACACCGGCCAGGTCTACGGCGGCGGAGGTGGCCGCGGCGGGGGCGGCCACGACGACGGCTACGGCGGCCGGCCGCGCCCCCGATGGGGCCGGCGCATCAAGTGGACCGTGCTCACCCTGGTCGCGGTGCTGCTGGTCGGGTCGGTGGCCACGTACTTCTGGGCCGACGGCAAGCTGCGCCGCCAGGTCGACCTGAGCAAGGTCATCGACCGGCCGGCGACGGGCGACGGCACGAACTACCTGATCGTCGGCTCGGACAGCCGTGAGGGCATGACCGCGGCGGACAAGAAGAAGCTGCACACCGGCTCCGCCGAGGGCAAGCGGACCGACTCGATGATGATCCTGCACGACGGCAGCAACGGCCCGACGCTGATCTCGCTGCCGCGTGACTCGGACGTCGAGATACCCTCCTTCGTCGGCTCGGACTCCGGCAAGAAGTACCCGGGCACCGGCCGGCACACCAAGCTGAACGCGGCCTACGCCGAGGACGGCCCCGAGCTGCTGGTGCGGACCGTCGAGTCCAACACCCACCTGCACATCGACCACTACGTCGAGATCGGTTTCGCCGGCTTCGCGAACATCGTCGACGCCATCGGCGGTGTGGAGCTGAACATCCCCAAGGCGTTCAAGGACAAGTGGTCGGGCGCCGACTTCCCGGCGGGCAAGCAGACCCTCAACGGCCAGCAGGCGCTCGCCTTCGTCCGTACCCGGCACGCCTTCGCGGGCAGTGACCTGGACCGCACGAAGAACCAGCAGAAGTTCCTGTCCGCGCTGGCGAGCCAGACGGCCACCCCCGCCACCGTGCTCAACCCCTTCAAGCTCTACCCGACGATGGGCGCCGGCCTGGACACCCTCGTCGTCGACAAGGACATGAGCCTGTGGGACCTGGGCGAGATGTTCTTCGCGATGAAGGGCGTCACCGGCGGCGAGGGCAAGTCGATGAACATGCCGGTCTCCGGCTCCACCGGCGGCAACCTGGTCTGGGACAAGGCCAAGCTGCAGCAGCTGGTGCAGCAGCTGAACAACGACGAGAAGGTCACGGTCAGCGGTAACTGA
- a CDS encoding acyl-CoA dehydrogenase family protein: MAGTADFDLYRTSEEHDMLRESVRSLAEAKIAPFAAEVDEEGRFPQEARDALTLNDLHAVHVPEAYGGAGADALATVIVIEEVARVCASSSLIPAVNKLGSLPVILSGSEELKKKYLGPLAKGDAMFSYALSEPDAGSDAAGMKTRAVRDGDHYILNGVKRWITNAGVSEYYTVMAVTDPEKRSKGISAFVVEKGDEGVSFGAPEKKLGIKGSPTREVYLDNVRIPADRLIGAEGTGFATAMKTLDHTRITIAAQALGIAQGALDYAKGYVQERKQFGKPIGDFQGVQFMLADMAMKLEAARQLTYAAAARSERISAGGKGEDLTFFGAAAKCYASDAAMEITTDAVQLLGGYGYTRDYPLERMMRDAKITQIYEGTNQVQRIVMARNLPQ; encoded by the coding sequence TTGGCGGGAACCGCTGATTTCGATCTGTACCGGACGTCGGAGGAGCACGACATGCTCCGCGAGTCGGTGCGCTCGCTCGCCGAGGCGAAGATCGCGCCGTTCGCCGCCGAGGTGGACGAGGAGGGTCGCTTCCCGCAGGAGGCGCGCGACGCGCTGACCCTGAACGACCTGCACGCCGTCCACGTCCCCGAGGCGTACGGCGGCGCCGGCGCCGACGCGCTGGCCACGGTCATCGTCATCGAGGAGGTCGCCCGGGTCTGTGCCTCGTCCTCCCTGATACCGGCGGTCAACAAGCTCGGCTCGCTGCCGGTGATCCTCTCCGGCTCCGAGGAGCTGAAGAAGAAGTACCTGGGCCCGCTGGCCAAGGGCGACGCGATGTTCTCGTACGCGCTCAGCGAGCCGGACGCGGGCTCCGACGCCGCGGGCATGAAGACCCGGGCGGTTCGTGACGGCGACCACTACATCCTCAACGGCGTCAAGCGCTGGATCACCAACGCCGGCGTCAGCGAGTACTACACGGTGATGGCCGTCACCGACCCCGAGAAGCGCTCCAAGGGCATCTCGGCGTTCGTCGTCGAGAAGGGCGACGAGGGCGTCTCCTTCGGCGCCCCGGAGAAGAAGCTCGGCATCAAGGGCTCCCCGACCCGTGAGGTCTACCTCGACAACGTCCGGATCCCGGCCGACCGCCTGATAGGCGCCGAGGGCACCGGCTTCGCCACCGCCATGAAGACCCTGGACCACACCCGCATCACCATCGCGGCCCAGGCGCTCGGCATAGCCCAGGGCGCCCTGGACTACGCCAAGGGCTACGTCCAGGAGCGCAAGCAGTTCGGCAAGCCGATCGGCGACTTCCAGGGCGTCCAGTTCATGCTCGCCGACATGGCGATGAAGCTGGAGGCCGCCCGTCAGCTGACGTACGCCGCGGCCGCCCGCTCCGAGCGGATCTCGGCCGGCGGCAAGGGCGAGGACCTGACGTTCTTCGGTGCCGCGGCCAAGTGCTACGCCTCCGACGCCGCCATGGAGATCACCACCGACGCCGTCCAGCTGCTCGGCGGCTACGGCTACACCCGCGACTACCCGCTGGAGCGGATGATGCGGGACGCCAAGATCACCCAGATCTACGAGGGCACCAACCAGGTCCAGCGCATCGTCATGGCGCGCAACCTGCCGCAGTGA
- a CDS encoding GtrA family protein has protein sequence MSERSALRVRLAALCRELMKFGAVGGAGVVVNFAVFNLVRHWTEVPVVRASIIATVVATGTNYLGYRYFTYRDRDKQGRTKELTLFLLFSAIGLVIENGLLYVATYAFHWDSPLQSNVFKFLGIALATLFRFWSYRTWVFRTLPAREAIETAESFLADGAHRPRSASRK, from the coding sequence ATGAGTGAACGGAGCGCACTGCGCGTGCGGTTGGCGGCGCTCTGTCGCGAGCTGATGAAGTTCGGTGCGGTCGGCGGCGCCGGCGTCGTGGTCAACTTCGCGGTGTTCAACCTCGTCCGGCACTGGACCGAGGTGCCCGTCGTGCGGGCCAGCATCATCGCCACCGTCGTGGCGACCGGCACCAACTACCTCGGTTACCGCTACTTCACCTACCGCGACCGCGACAAGCAGGGCCGCACCAAGGAACTCACGCTCTTCCTGCTGTTCAGCGCCATCGGCCTGGTCATCGAGAACGGCCTGCTCTACGTCGCGACGTACGCGTTCCACTGGGACAGCCCGCTGCAGAGCAACGTCTTCAAGTTCCTGGGCATCGCCCTGGCCACGCTCTTCCGCTTCTGGTCCTACCGCACCTGGGTCTTCCGCACGCTGCCCGCCCGCGAGGCGATCGAGACGGCGGAGTCCTTCCTCGCCGACGGCGCGCACCGGCCGCGCAGCGCCTCGCGGAAGTAG
- a CDS encoding VanZ family protein: MWQVVLGITPTTVTLFLVAALGLAVGFALWAALAPASGAPRATARALLAGWLLLLLVATLAPTQPIGSGDATVWWRPGEGLLDLGARLEPAELAMLVRRQAANAALFLPAPLLLRFAAPRVPAAAAFLLGVGLCLVIETAQLLMRAGRIADVDDVLCAAAGTVIGAGIGLLGQLAVTVMRRRVLPRRAVRAAP, translated from the coding sequence GTGTGGCAGGTCGTGCTGGGCATCACCCCCACCACCGTGACGCTCTTCCTCGTCGCGGCCCTGGGCCTGGCGGTGGGCTTCGCCCTGTGGGCCGCCCTCGCCCCGGCCAGCGGCGCGCCGCGCGCCACCGCCCGGGCGCTGCTGGCCGGCTGGCTGCTGCTGCTCCTGGTGGCGACGCTCGCGCCGACCCAGCCGATCGGCTCGGGGGACGCGACGGTGTGGTGGCGGCCCGGTGAGGGGCTGCTCGACCTGGGGGCCCGGCTGGAGCCCGCGGAGCTGGCGATGCTGGTGCGGCGGCAGGCCGCCAACGCCGCACTGTTCCTGCCGGCGCCGCTGCTGCTGCGGTTCGCGGCGCCGCGGGTGCCGGCCGCCGCGGCGTTCCTGCTGGGGGTGGGGCTGTGCCTGGTGATCGAGACGGCGCAGCTGCTGATGCGGGCCGGGCGGATCGCCGATGTCGACGACGTGCTGTGCGCGGCGGCCGGCACCGTGATCGGCGCAGGTATCGGGCTGCTCGGTCAGCTGGCGGTGACCGTCATGCGTCGTCGAGTCCTTCCGCGGCGCGCCGTTCGCGCAGCTCCTTGA
- the purE gene encoding 5-(carboxyamino)imidazole ribonucleotide mutase, with protein MTSPASPLVGIVMGSDSDWPVMEAAAQALAEFEIPYEVDVVSAHRMPREMIAYGEDAADRGLKAIIAGAGGAAHLPGMLASVTPLPVIGVPVPLKYLDGMDSLLSIVQMPAGVPVATVSVGGARNAGLLAARMLAVHDTELLGRMRDFQQELNEQATEKGKRLRNKVASPGGFGFGGGK; from the coding sequence ATGACATCTCCCGCGTCCCCCCTCGTCGGCATCGTCATGGGTTCCGACTCCGACTGGCCCGTCATGGAGGCCGCCGCCCAGGCCCTCGCCGAGTTCGAGATCCCCTACGAGGTCGACGTCGTCTCGGCGCACCGGATGCCGCGCGAGATGATCGCGTACGGCGAGGACGCCGCCGACCGCGGCCTGAAGGCGATCATCGCGGGGGCCGGCGGCGCGGCCCACCTCCCCGGCATGCTCGCGTCCGTCACCCCGCTGCCGGTCATCGGCGTCCCGGTCCCGCTCAAGTACCTCGACGGGATGGACTCGCTGCTGTCCATCGTGCAGATGCCGGCCGGTGTGCCGGTCGCCACCGTCTCGGTCGGCGGGGCCCGCAACGCCGGACTGCTCGCCGCCCGGATGCTCGCCGTGCACGACACCGAACTCCTCGGCCGGATGCGGGACTTCCAGCAGGAGCTGAACGAGCAGGCCACCGAGAAGGGCAAGCGGCTGCGCAACAAGGTCGCCAGCCCCGGCGGTTTCGGCTTCGGCGGCGGCAAGTGA
- a CDS encoding UDP-glucose dehydrogenase family protein — protein sequence MPLKITVIGTGYLGATHAAAMAELGFEVLGLDVVPEKIEMLQRGEVPMYEPGLEELLRRHVAGIEGSTGRLRFTTSYEEAGAFGDVHFVCVNTPQKHGEYACDMSYVDRAFDALAPHLTRPTLVVGKSTVPVGSAARLAERLAAAAPAGADAELAWNPEFLREGFAVEDTLHPDRIVAGVAGERAEELLREVYATPIAEGSPFIVMDYPTAELVKTSANSFLATKISFINAMAEVCEAADGDVAKLAEAIGHDERIGKKFLRAGIGFGGGCLPKDLRAFMARAGELGADQALTFLREIDSINMRRRGHMVELTRDAVGGGFLGKRVAVLGATFKPDSDDVRDSPALNVAGQIHLQGGQVTVYDPKGMENARRLFPTLAYADSALEAVRGADVVLHLTEWREFRELDPAVLGEVVAERRILDGRNALDPQLWRKAGWTYRALGRPRA from the coding sequence ATGCCCCTCAAGATCACCGTGATCGGCACCGGCTACCTCGGTGCCACCCACGCCGCGGCCATGGCCGAGCTGGGCTTCGAGGTGCTGGGGCTCGACGTGGTGCCCGAGAAGATCGAGATGCTGCAGCGCGGCGAGGTCCCGATGTACGAGCCGGGCCTGGAGGAGCTGCTGCGCCGGCACGTCGCCGGGATCGAGGGGTCCACCGGCCGGCTGCGCTTCACCACCTCCTACGAGGAGGCCGGGGCGTTCGGCGATGTGCACTTCGTCTGCGTGAACACCCCGCAGAAGCACGGTGAGTACGCCTGTGACATGTCGTACGTCGACCGCGCCTTCGACGCGCTGGCGCCGCATCTGACCCGGCCCACGCTGGTGGTCGGCAAGTCGACGGTGCCGGTGGGCAGCGCGGCCCGGCTCGCCGAGCGGCTGGCCGCGGCGGCCCCCGCGGGCGCGGACGCCGAGCTGGCCTGGAACCCGGAGTTCCTGCGCGAGGGCTTCGCCGTCGAGGACACCCTGCACCCGGACCGGATCGTGGCCGGTGTGGCCGGTGAGCGGGCCGAGGAGCTGCTGCGCGAGGTGTACGCCACCCCGATCGCCGAGGGCTCCCCGTTCATCGTCATGGACTACCCGACCGCCGAGCTGGTGAAGACCTCCGCCAACTCCTTCCTGGCCACCAAGATCTCCTTCATCAACGCGATGGCCGAGGTGTGCGAGGCCGCCGACGGCGACGTGGCGAAGCTGGCCGAGGCGATCGGGCACGACGAGCGGATCGGCAAGAAGTTCCTCCGCGCCGGCATCGGCTTCGGCGGCGGCTGCCTGCCCAAGGACCTGCGGGCCTTCATGGCGCGCGCCGGTGAGCTGGGCGCCGACCAGGCGCTGACGTTCCTGCGCGAGATCGACTCGATCAACATGCGGCGCCGCGGCCACATGGTGGAGCTGACCCGGGACGCGGTCGGCGGCGGCTTCCTCGGCAAGCGGGTCGCCGTCCTCGGCGCGACCTTCAAGCCGGACTCGGACGACGTCCGCGACTCCCCCGCGCTCAACGTGGCCGGCCAGATCCACCTCCAGGGCGGCCAGGTCACCGTGTACGACCCGAAGGGCATGGAGAACGCCCGGCGGCTCTTCCCGACGCTGGCGTACGCGGACAGCGCGCTGGAGGCGGTGCGCGGCGCCGACGTGGTGCTGCACCTGACCGAGTGGCGCGAGTTCCGCGAGCTGGACCCGGCGGTCCTGGGCGAGGTGGTCGCCGAGCGCCGCATCCTGGACGGCCGCAACGCCCTGGACCCGCAGCTGTGGCGGAAGGCCGGCTGGACGTACCGCGCCCTGGGCCGCCCGCGCGCCTGA